The Hippoglossus hippoglossus isolate fHipHip1 chromosome 21, fHipHip1.pri, whole genome shotgun sequence genomic sequence CATTTGTATTTTCCCGTGTCATTTGTGATGATGTCGTCCAGGAGAAGGGAGCAGTTGCTGAGGTTCTCTGTATCATTCACAAATATTCTGGCTCTGCTCTTGTATCTGTCATCTTTGTGGGTCTGGCTGATTACGAACACCTCAGGTCCGTCTGATTCCATTTGCCACTTAAATTCTTTGTCCGTGTTTCTGCCTGGGCAGTTGCATGGCAGAAGGACACTCTCTCCTGCGGAGCGTACGATAGGGTCCTCGTCATTCGCTGTGGAACATAGACGATAGACCTGATCAACACATACACTGTAATACTTTGAAAACACAAGTTTCCCTGCTGCTTTGAAAATAAACTACTTGTATATGTTCTTCTTTATAACATTGATGTTAATAGTTacacaacaataaatatattatacacATCCCATCTTACAATCTCATATTACTATGACATCATcgatgtattattattttactcttaTTTTGTCAAGGTATAAtaatttcaatcaatcaatcaataacatCAATCAATAACATTCACCTGTGCATAAAAGTTAAAGTTAACATGCATTAAAGACATATAATAATTTACAAGCCAGGCCTACAATCATTCCACAGCGGAAGATAGTGTCAAACTCTACTGAGCAGTTTAAACCATGAACGCTTACCTGAGACAGCTAACACCATTAACACTCCCAGAAAGCTCCTCATGTTCACTGATGAAGCTGTAGAAATTAGTCCAATCTGTGTGATGTTGTTTGATTCCTTGGATTAAATGTCAAGATCTGTCAAAAAGTTGTGTAAGTGGTGGAAAATCCCAGCCTTCAGGGAACAGGAACGAACCATTCACACACGTCTTCTGTGAACAGTGTGGGTGAAAGTGAAACCATTGATTGTCTTTATGGCGACGGAGTCTTGAGTTTCCGCAGGAAAACCCATAAAAGGGAACTGCTGAGAGTTTGGATTAAATGCCTTCTTCTGatttacaaatatattaaaCTAAGTTAATTTGAGCATCGCAGGAACCAAAATCATACAACACAGGTAGATTATAACAGGATCATTTCTGCCACTTTGTTAAAGAAATTATGACTTTCTAACTCCAAATAATTACTTAATATCACAAAAGTAATGACTCTCAACCTCATGATAATGAATAAGTAactcaaaataataaattattatctCAAAATAACGACTTACTAACTCAGATTAAAGACGTATTAACtcaaaacaataataactaACTAATAATTTCAATTTGCTATTTTATAATTAATTGGATCTCATAATCAGGATTTACTTACTTTACTAACCTACTATCTTACAATTCTGCGACTTACAAGCTCATAAATATGACTGATTCATGATTTCCTCTTACTATTGTATCATTCTGAGACGCACTATctcatcattatttatttttttatctaataatttcgttttttttttttatctcatcatTTTGATTGAGCTTTTAGGCAGTTATGTTCTTCCATACTGATCTACCTCATCGATCAGATATTTATGTCCCTCGCCCACGCCCCCTGGACGCAGCGTCACGCCATCGCCATCGCCACCGTCAGGAGCTCAGGAGCTCAACCGGGAGGAAGCAGCGGGATCGGGATCGGAACACTAGGGCTTCCGCCGCgtcgacaaacacacacacacacacacgcgaccGTCCGCTTCTACGTGTATATGCATTAATCCACACCTGTCCACTAGCGCAGACATCGTGAACACAGCGGGGGTCAGCAGGAGGAAGCCATGGGAGAGCACACGGCGTTCTTGCTGTTACTGGTGGCGACCTTGACGCTTTCAGCCGAGGTGAGTACAGACGGAGGAACGTGGGGGGGGAGAAGAGTCGCTGAGCTGTCCCCTCACCAGCTCCGCTCATCTGAGGCCGGGGCCTGCGTGAAGCCGCAGCGGCCTCCAGCTGGACGGACGGGCAGTGGCAATGGCGTACTAAAAATAACGGTTAAAATGTGAACGTGACTGGAGTTATTGTTCTAAAGTTCAAATGTGCTAACACGTCAGGGATGTTGTGTAAACTGTCCCCCCGCTGACGTGACCCCCAGGCACCTCCGACACCCTCACGGAGCGGGACCCTGTAAATGGTGGTCCGCCGACGGGTTTAAACGCCTTGAGTCACCGGGTTTCACCGGGTTCACGTATTTACTGCGCAGAATTAGCAAAGCGATGCTACCAGGCCCTGTCGTTTAGATGTCACAGCCTGGCTCATgtcagacatgtttttgtttatctcatgatgatatcttttttttttttttaaatctcactttTGTTATGATACCGAGCCACTGTTATCTTCTGCAGCTGGCCAAAGAGCTGGGTTACATCCCATAGCCAGGGCTGTGAATAGGATCTAggaagctaacattagctagcTTTGTCCAGAAAATGGCACGGATTGGCATGGCAACCgctatctgctaacatgtcAGTCGTGTAGAAAGATGTTGTCGGGTTTAGACAAACGAGAAAATACAGCAGCTACAACCACGTCGAATACAACTTTAGAGCCCTGAACACCCTCCCGACAGCGACGTTGTTTTTCAGTTGTGCTGATGTGGATTGTGTTGTGGGTTCTGCTGTGGGCCGAGCAGATGTGGTGAGACATCTGAGGAGAATGGAAAAATAAAGGatgcagccttttttttttagtttgacaCAAGCAAGATGGCGCCCGCAGCTTACTGCTGCTGGACCGTGGACAAACATGCAGCTAAGGATCAGCTGGGAAAGGGATGACCGAGGCAGACATTGCGAATTATTagacacacagtgtgttttatttccacatgCATGCTGCGTTTGTGGATGCAAGTTATTTAGGGAGAGTTTCTCTGAAGAgcagacacagcagctgcagagtccTCAGCCAAACCCCTGGTTGCTGCAGTGAAAAATGTTCACAGAACCAATTATGCAGGACACATCAGACTTTCCTTAAAAACTGTTAAAGCTGTTTAGCTCAATATCCTCTTATGGACTTAAACGTAGATTTATCGGGGTTTAAAGCTAATGGAAAATGTATATAGGTGTGGCACAAATGTGGTGTTATTTGCCATTTTGTTCTTGCACAGTAGGCATTGGAATAACCAGATTGTTTTGTTACACACTGGTGACTTACTTACTTGGTGTTCAAATACGAGACAAAACTAGTTTTTAATACTTATAAAGTCCTACTTATCCCAAACAGCTCGGAGAAATTACAACGCATTCCAAACAAAAGATTGGGTTCTGGGAGGTTAACCCGACCATTCTGAGTTGCGACCACAGAGTCTTTAAacctcattttgttttatttcctgtagcCTGCAACATGTTGACATAACACTCCTTGTCCTCAACCAAGCATTGGTTCAAGCTCTCACTGCTTACGGctgcagtttttccatttttatttaaacagcatgAGCGAAGTGGACATGCCAAGATGTTCAAATAGAAAATGGAATcgtacatttatataaataaatggaaaatattatGCACTACAGGTCAGAAAACCGTTTTAGCAGAGATGAATAATTATAATCTATTACACTCACAGGAAGCTAATATTATGCAGAACTTCACTGGCAGACATTGCCTCAAATTGGAATTAGTAATTTAAAGACTGACAGAAGATGGTTTGTAGGCTTTTGTCAGCTtgaaaaaaaggatttgaaaGGCAAAACAGAGTGTAACTTCTATTTCTCCCAAACCTGAATGAAGGAGAAGAGTGAGTGCAGAGAGCGATATTCAATATCCTATTGAACAGGTGGAACAGATCAAAGAAGTTGCCAACAGCTGGGTTTGATAGTTGTGGTTGAATAAGTTTTAAGAATAGGCTGTATTGTCTTAACTACACTCTCATTGCACTTTCATATAGGAAATGGATAAAGCCTCTTAAGACAAGCTAACAGAGGGGACATGTGCTGCACAGCAGCTTTAATACTTAGCTCTCTGGCTTATGGGCTCAATGGGATAAAACTTAGTACCTAGCCTTGCTTAGTCTTGAACCAGTAATGatcttatttgtttattcatataATAACTTAGATGTACAGTGGTataatgaaatgattaaaagagGCCTTTATCCTTCTGATAAGGATTGTTCTTGTTCTATGTAGAGAGACAGATGTATGTCCAGGATTGTATGTGAAAGGACGTAGAATAAACTGAGGGGATCTAAATATACATAAGCTGCTTCAGGAGATTTTTGTGGTTAAGTGATACTTAAGCCAGTTTGGTGCAAACGGTCTTGattgttgtcttttctttccctttgtaTGACCAGGTGCCCGCGGATGACTCCCTGGGTTTGCTAACTGAGCCCCAGGTGGCCATGTTCTGTGGAAAGCTCAACATGCACATCGATGTACAGACGGGCAAATGGGAGTCTGACCCTTCCGGCACCAAGAGCTGCATTGGCACCAAGGAGGGAATCCTGCAGTACTGCCAAGAGGTATTTAagcagagacagatagagatagGGACACATGCACAGAATCAGCAACCTAGCAAGCAGACAAAAGAGAAAGGCAGGTAATGTAATGACAAAGAACATAACAATCTCTCACTGGACCCCAGGTGTACCCAGAGTTGCAGATCACTAATGTTGTGGAGGCCAATCAGCCCGTCAGCATCCAGAACTGGAGCAAGAAAGGCCGCAAGCAGTAccgcagtcacacacacattgtggtGCCATACCGCTGCCTGGGTAAGCAGCTTTACTTATAAAGGTGTATGTTACTtggcgtgtttgtgtgcaggattgcatgtgtgaatgaggGCACTAACTACGTGTGACGGACAAATCCATGTTCACGTTGCAGTTGGGGAGTTTGTGAGCGATGCCCTGCTCGTCCCAGACAAGTGTAAGTTCCTGCACCAGGAGCGAATGGACCAGTGTGAGAGCCACCTGCACTGGCACACAGTAGCCAAAGAGGTGAGAAGAAACAAGATAGCATTTCATCATAACACATGAACTTCGTGTCGTTTTTTTATGCTCCCAGTATCATTATATGTACCGGTGGCTTTTTCATTCCACTTGTCCCTTTTCTTCTAGTCCTCTGTAGGCTCACACTGTGACTCAGCACTCCTTAATTTCATCCTCCCACCCCTCGTATCGGCTGTAAAACTACATTGCcactttgttttgattgtgtttctttcattctttatttattattctttattattatttctgatgGTACTTCAATGTGCAGTCACCCCCAGAAACAATTACAGTATGAGGACTGAAGTAACTGAATGTTTTCCGATTTCACTTTGgatgttgttcatatgtgagAAATTGAGGCTGAGAAAAcctgttttaatgttattaaaatTAGTCCTGTGGAGACCGCACAATGAATCTCCATGACTACGGGATGCTGTTGCCATGTGGCATTGACCGTTTCCGAGGGGTGGAGTTTGTCTGCTGTCCGGCGGAGGCAGAACGAGAGACGGAAAGCACTGAGGTAGACGGGGAGGTGTCTGACATCTGGTGGGGTGGAGCCGAGGCCGAATACTCTGATAACAGGTATCATCATCACCAGcaacacatgtgcacacacatatacacacacttgtTGATACAAATGCTGAACCAGCCACTCTCTTCCCAGCATGGCACgtccagcagacacagagccCGCCACTACAGAAGATGACGAAGACGAGGATGAACAGGCGGAAACCTATGAAAGGGACGAAAACGGAGACGATGAcgaagatgatgaggaggacgaggatgacGAAGACGATGCGACCGATGAACGGGATAGCGATGAGCGCAATGCTAACATTGACATGACCACCACTACCACGACAACCACTGAATCAGTTGAAGAAGTTGTTCGAGGTAAAAACTCAAGCGATCACAAACCCATTGTTTACATGAGTTCagtctgtggatgttttttacGGAAAATGTTTGTTGGCCACGTAAAATGccacatttttatgttttccatGAAATTCAGAAGCCCAcaatttttcattaatttttaATTTGCGTTTGCCTGTGTGCACATACCTCAGCTGTCTGTTGGGCTCGTGCTGAGTCAGGCCCTTGTCAGGCCATGCTGGAGCGCTGGTACTTCGTGCCTGCGAAGGGCCGCTGTGCTCCCTTCTTGTTTGGGGGCTGTGGGGGCAACAGGAATAACTTTGAGTCGGAGGAGTACTGCCTTGctgtctgcagcagctcgtGTAAGTCCAAGGACCAGAGTTATCTAAACCCTGAAGTGTCTGCACCACAAGCCTGATTCCTGTCCTCAGGCTACTGCAGATCGTCTCTGTGTCTCATTcgctgtctctgtttctctctatcACGTGTGTCTGATGGCTCTTAACCACACAGAGCACTAACAAGTGGATCCGGTTGCTCATCCTCTAGTTCTGCGTTGAGCATTGCAGGATAATTTCCTATTTTCAAAAAATCTCAAGAAATGATTCTTTGttctaagctaagctaactggttGCTAGcggtagcttcatatttagcagAAGAGGGGATTgattttctcctccagctttAGACAAgattatgaataaattaactcCCACAATGTTGAGCCagtctttacattttttaaagggGCTATATTATTATCTTATTAAAGCAGCTGGAAATGTTAAGGTTTTAGCAAACATTGCCAAAAGAGTTGTAAATAGAGAATCTGTTGGGGACTACTTTCAGCCGTTGATTAATACACAGTTTAGTTCTCTAGTATTTGTGGCAGCCAGATTGGTGTATGTGGGATTGACTTAAATATAAACTACAGTGTCCATGTGGATCATAATTTAGAAACAGTTCAGTTGACTAATGTGAATACTTAATCAGACAATGCTTGTTATTTGGATCAATACTATTTCACATAACTAGGGTCTTAAGTTTGTTTGAACtctgcagtgaaatgaaaggAGTGAAAAAGGCAATTGGATCGAGTGAGTGTTCCTGTTGGAAAGCAGCCATGATGCTCAGCCTGTTACTCACCCATGAAGCCGGTCATCCACTTCCATATAATTtaatgattcttttcatcattttctaaCCAGTCACACTAACGGATACTTCTTACAGCATGTGGACATGGTGCATAAATACTGAACCTTATATGTCATCGTATGTGTACATGCATCTATGTACACGTATGCTTGCATGCATTCCAGTTGCAAGGTcttttgtttgctgctgctgttgtacaGGAGTCTAACCTAACTTGTCGGTCTGTAACAGTGTCATCAACACGACTAGCtaagtgtgtctgtgcttgtgaaTAGGACAAAGTGTTGTTAAAGATTAATGGGCTGAGTTGCTGTTTCCACCCAGAGAAGCACCACACTCCTCAGTGGTGCAGCGACTGCCCTGATCCTGactcaacacttttcatctTATCTCCAGGCTCCCACGTCAAACAAAGGCACAGGCGGACATATAAACACACTTACACTGGAAAACCTATCACCTTCACTCCCCTTACAATCTGCATCTCTCTTAAACTagcatgtttctgtgtgtatctAACATATTATATGTTATTAACATGCATTTAAACTTATTGCAGATTTCACTGTCTTTTAAATTCTGTCATAAGCCTTTATAGAAATCTGTGCTTTAGACTCACTGAGGTCAGTGTTGTTCTGCATTTACTGTTCTTGCATCCTCTTTACTCATGTTCTTCCTCTTTACTCGTGTTCCAGTCACTCTGCCTTACATCAGACTGTTTTCGCCACTGCCCTGCACCTGACACTTCCTTGTTTGTTCTCCCTCAGTGCCCACCATGGCCCCCAGTCCTCCAGACGCTGTGGATCAGTACCTTGAAACCCCTGGCGACGACAGTGAACACTTTGACTTCCAGAAAGCCAAGGAAAGCCTGGAGGCCAAACACCGTGAAAAGATgtcccaggtgtgtgtgtgtgtgtgtgtgtgtgtgtgtgtgtgtgtgtgtgtgtgtgtgtgtgtgtgtgtgtgtgtgtgtgtgtgtgtgtgtgtgtgtgtgtgtgtgtgtgtgtgtgtgtgtgtgtgtgtgtgtgtgtgtgtgtgtgtgtgtgttgacatttaCATCCTAAACATGACTTTTTCCACTGTCATGTGACAAGGCCATAAAATGGTGTTTTTTGTGCCTGATGTGATTCGTTGTCCAGGTGATGAGGGAgtgggaggaggcagagagacaggccAAGAACCTTCCTCGTGCCGACAAGAAAGCTGTTATCCaggtaggacacacacacacacacacacacacacacacacacacacaccacaacctctgctgttattgtgtttgttttatatcatcatTTGTAAATGTCAATTCTactttgaatgaaaacatttgagcCGCATCCTCTTGGAGTTAAATGAAAGTCAATGCAAGACATTACCCTCAAGCTATTCCTTTATTAATTACTACTGATGACAACATAATGATCAAGTGTCGTATTCAGCACATTAAGATATATTATGCCCTGATGTTCTTATGAGgcattgaaatgtttttatatttcatgttttgacATGTATTGGACACATGAACGCAAGATTAGAACTTGGAATATGTATAATTTTCAAAGATTTGTGTTCTGATTTTTGAAAAAACTTAGGGAAGGCGGTGAAATTTTGATGTTTGACCTTAGCCATGAGGATCAATGCCATTCTTTTAACATCCAGCAggtggttagcttagcttgtCATAAAGGCTAGAAGCAGTCAAAATATAAATTCACCTACCAGCACCTTTAAACCTCACCAGTCACTACTTTACATCTTGTTTGTGTTATCTGTTCAAAAACCACAATTGTCGAGATGTGGTTCTACGAAGGGGTCCATGGGAACTCGTGCGCACTTCCCATGGACCCCCAGACCCCAGCCAAGTTAACTGCATATTCAATGGACTGGTAGGTGACTGGTTCATCTTCTTATCTAACACTTGGCAAGACAGCAGATCAGCATATTTTCCAAAGTATCAATCTGTTCATTTAAGTTAACGTCTGCCGGCTTTGAAAATGTGCTTGAGACCTTTCATGAACCTGTTGTAATCTCGTGCAGATGTTATGAATGAAAATCAATGTGAAACATGAGCCTCAAGCTTCAAATCAGTGGTTTTTGCCAATTTATTCCTTTATTATTTACTACTGATGACAACATAATGATCAAGTGTTGTATTCAGCACATTAAGATATATTATGCCCTGAGGTTCTAATATgagtcatttacatttttttatatttcatgttttgacATGTATTGGATTAGAACTTGGAATATGTATCATTTTCAGTGTACGGTTATTATCGAGATGAGCAGAGAAACCAGATTAaaatttgaaaaggaaaaaaaaaaacattttcaacccCATCTTTGCTCCGCAGCACTTCCAGGAGAAGGTGGAGGCTTTGGAGCAGGAGGCAGAAGGAGAGAGGCAGCAGCTGGTTGAAACCCACATGGCCCGAGTGGAAGCTCTGCTCAACAGCCGCCGACGCCAGACTCTGGAAAACTACCTGAGTGCCCTGCAGGCCAGCCCTCCACGGGTAAAAGTGCATGTTTACACATAGCCACAAGCACACCTTTGCACTTTCTCAATCAAGACAATATTTATGACATACGGGCATTGGGTGTGTTCATAGGAATTCATTTATACACTAACACCATAAATCACTTCCACCACCAGGCTCGTCAGGTGTTGAGTCTGCTGAAGAAGTACGTCCGTGCTGAACAGAAAGACAGGCAGCACACGCTCAAACACTACGAGCATGTCCGTACAGTCGATCCCAAGAGGGCTGCGCAGATCCGACCTCAGGTACATGCGTCACTGCGGTAAAACTTGAACAGGACagaaagattttaaatgtttgaaaagaaGGCTACAATTAAGTGATATATATTTTAGTACATTTTCACATACAGGGTTATGTCTAATGAATTTGAGGATCTACAATTTTTAACCATTTTTAGTATTTGTACTGGAACTAATTCAGTTTCTTTCGACCTTTTTAGGTTTTGACTCATCTCCGTGTGATAGATGAGAGGATGAATCAGTCATTGGGTCTCCTCTACAAAGTGCCCACTGTGGCTAATGAGATCCAGAACCAAGTTGGTAAGTGTCATCTTCATTCTTTATTCTTAATGGACTCGTGCAGGATTCACTTCTTTGGATCTAAATTCTCTTTAATGTAGCAGTGTCAACATATCTACATGTATGGGAGGAGTACTCTATcaataaaagaaagtaaaggTTATattgttggtaaaaaaaaaaaatcgtcaTTCTTTCATTTAGTGATTTATGGGATGATATCATATATTTTATGCACAATAAGATGACAGACACAGATTTGTGTTCTGATTTTTGAAAAAACTTAGGGAAGACGGTGACATTTTGATGTTTGACCTTCTTAGCCATGAGGATCAATGCCATTCTTTTAACATCCAGCAggtggttagcttagcttgtCATAAAGGCTAGAAGcagtcaaaataaaaattcacCTACCAGCACCTTTAAACCTCACCAGTCACTACTTTACATCTTGTTTGTGTTATCTGTTCAAAAACCACAATTGTCGAGATGTGGTTCTACGAAGGGGTCCATGGGAACTCGTGCGCACTTCCCATGGACCCCAGACCCCAGCCACGTTAACTGCATATTCAATGGACTGGTAGGTGACTGGTTCATCTTCTTATCTAACACTTGGCAAGACAGCAGATCAGCATATTTTCCAAAGTATCAATCTGTTCATTTAAGTTAACGTCTGCCGGCTTTGAAAATGTGCTTTCAGAGACCTTTCATGAACCTGTTGCAATCTCAATCTGCTCATTACCAAGGAAGGGGTCCAATTAAACCACCTTAAATGTGCTTTGGGAGAATCGATACTGCACTAATGAAGTAATCCTGCAGCCTCCTGTAGTGCTGAGAGAGGATGAAAACCAGTTTTACAGCGTGCCCTGGGTCCAGTGATGAATGGCGTGCTGATAGCGCAGCATCTTTACAGGCTGTCTTTAATAATCAGGATGCTGTTTGGACTTCACTTGgcatgcattttttaaatccctctCACTCccacttttttctctccccgAGCTGTCAtcacagtgtctctctctcgctcactttCCGTTTTTCCTTCTTAGCGGTGATAATGCAGAGAGTTCAGTCGGAGCTGTCTCAGCAAGTCTCTTCTCTGCAGAGCGACGGGCGGGTGAGTCGAGCTGCACCCACTCTCATATGCGTAGAGCCCGTTCTGTATAAACCCTCCCTCTcatgtatatataaatagattCACCTCTACCCTCTACGAATGATAAAAGACAAAGTCAACACAGTCCTGCTCAGATGGGCTagctgcagaaaacaaagaaataccAAGGGGGCAGAGACAAAGGGTGTTTTCCCAGTTTCAGTGACTAAGCTGATCACAAATAGTTGTGAGTGTTATCTGGCACAGCGATTGAATAGTCAAATAGAGAAATCAAAATAGAAATCAAACCGTTAATTTGACAGGATACTGTATCTAAAGGGCAAACCAGATTAAAGCTGCAAGTGTTTTAGCCACTATACATCAGCAAGCATGAGAGATGTCCGTTTTGAGCAGATAATCATCAGGATTGgattacattttcaaagaaaCCCTCCCTGATATCAAtgctctgttgtgtttgcaggtggACGGCAGGGTGAGCTACGGTAACGACGCTCTGATGCCTGATCAGGCCTACAGCTCTGCTCCCATGGACCCTGGCCTGGACGGACTCGGCTTCATCCACCCTGAGAGTTTCAATCAGCCCAACACAGAGAACcacggtaacacacacacacacacacacacacacacacacacacacacacacacacacacacacacacacacacacacacacacacaccattgaaATGGAAATACACAGAGACTCGTTGATGAGTTACAAAATTAGATATTCTCCAAATAAATTAACCTGagtttaaacacaacaaaaaataattttgtgTGTAGTGTAGTAAATGAGATACCATTTGACAAACTGAGTCATTGATGAGatgatttcacattttattctcttttttttttttttacttttgattcAGTTGAGCCTGTTGATGCTCGTCCAATTCCAGACAGAGGACTACCAACACGACCTGGTGAGTCATACTCGTACTCTTTGTCACCACCTCTCTTGGTACATAGCTTCACGTCTTTGCATGTTACAGCCACGGACATATGGAATCTGATGATTTGAGGCTGAGGCTCATTGAGGAGCAGTAATTCAGAAATAGAACTGGGACCTAACCCAtaaagtgattttaaatcttaaaatcaattctaaaactgACTGGTGCCCAGTAAAGGTGGCCATCTCATTTACAGTAGTTAAGACATGATGGTATAAATGCATGTGGTAGTCTTTGCAAGAGAGGAAGGACCTGACTTTTTTAAATGGAGGCCAAAGCTGTTCTGTAGGGAGGAGATGGACTTTGGAGGGCAAGAAACTAATATCTGTCCCAAAACTTCCTCCAgctaaatcaaaataaatcGTATAGAAGACTTTATTCCACATGATGTGAATATGATGTACATCCATGTAAAATGTGAACAACTAAAACCCATATTGACCAATTGAAAATGACATCAGTTTATTAATAGGTAACTTTAATATCAAGATATGTCTGTAATAATTCCTGCATTCTTGAGTTTGCCCTTATCTTAATTTCCTATTTGCccttgtgtgtgttcactttgtttattggacacaacacaaaaacaaatataatcttGTATTTAGGACAAAGAAATGTTAATGCACACCTACTTGactttgtgcatgtttgttctTTTAACTCACTTTGTCTGTGCTTGCTCTGGTCCTGTCAGTGTCTGCCCTGAAACCAGAGGAGATGCCAAAAGTGCGGATGGAGACTGAAGAGAGGCAAAATGCTGGTTATGAAGTGTACCATCAGAAACTGGTGATGAAAACCATTTGATTTCGACATTACAGACTCATTGTTCTGGTCCTGCAGTGGCCTGTGCTTCGTGCGCaataactctttttttttttctttttctaatggTAGGTGTTTTTCGCTGAAGATGTGGGGTCCAATAAAGGTGCCATTATTGGACTTATGGTTGG encodes the following:
- the appb gene encoding amyloid beta (A4) precursor protein b isoform X3 — translated: MGEHTAFLLLLVATLTLSAEVPADDSLGLLTEPQVAMFCGKLNMHIDVQTGKWESDPSGTKSCIGTKEGILQYCQEVYPELQITNVVEANQPVSIQNWSKKGRKQYRSHTHIVVPYRCLVGEFVSDALLVPDKCKFLHQERMDQCESHLHWHTVAKESCGDRTMNLHDYGMLLPCGIDRFRGVEFVCCPAEAERETESTEVDGEVSDIWWGGAEAEYSDNSMARPADTEPATTEDDEDEDEQAETYERDENGDDDEDDEEDEDDEDDATDERDSDERNANIDMTTTTTTTTESVEEVVRAVCWARAESGPCQAMLERWYFVPAKGRCAPFLFGGCGGNRNNFESEEYCLAVCSSSLPTMAPSPPDAVDQYLETPGDDSEHFDFQKAKESLEAKHREKMSQVMREWEEAERQAKNLPRADKKAVIQHFQEKVEALEQEAEGERQQLVETHMARVEALLNSRRRQTLENYLSALQASPPRARQVLSLLKKYVRAEQKDRQHTLKHYEHVRTVDPKRAAQIRPQVLTHLRVIDERMNQSLGLLYKVPTVANEIQNQVAVIMQRVQSELSQQVSSLQSDGRLQVDGRVSYGNDALMPDQAYSSAPMDPGLDGLGFIHPESFNQPNTENHVEPVDARPIPDRGLPTRPVSALKPEEMPKVRMETEERQNAGYEVYHQKLVFFAEDVGSNKGAIIGLMVGGVVIATVIVITLVMLRKKQYTSIHHGVIEVDAAVTPEERHLAKMQQNGYENPTYKFFEQMQN
- the appb gene encoding amyloid beta (A4) precursor protein b isoform X6; the encoded protein is MGEHTAFLLLLVATLTLSAEVPADDSLGLLTEPQVAMFCGKLNMHIDVQTGKWESDPSGTKSCIGTKEGILQYCQEVYPELQITNVVEANQPVSIQNWSKKGRKQYRSHTHIVVPYRCLVGEFVSDALLVPDKCKFLHQERMDQCESHLHWHTVAKESCGDRTMNLHDYGMLLPCGIDRFRGVEFVCCPAEAERETESTEVDGEVSDIWWGGAEAEYSDNSHSLPSMARPADTEPATTEDDEDEDEQAETYERDENGDDDEDDEEDEDDEDDATDERDSDERNANIDMTTTTTTTTESVEEVVRVPTMAPSPPDAVDQYLETPGDDSEHFDFQKAKESLEAKHREKMSQVMREWEEAERQAKNLPRADKKAVIQHFQEKVEALEQEAEGERQQLVETHMARVEALLNSRRRQTLENYLSALQASPPRARQVLSLLKKYVRAEQKDRQHTLKHYEHVRTVDPKRAAQIRPQVLTHLRVIDERMNQSLGLLYKVPTVANEIQNQVAVIMQRVQSELSQQVSSLQSDGRVDGRVSYGNDALMPDQAYSSAPMDPGLDGLGFIHPESFNQPNTENHVEPVDARPIPDRGLPTRPVSALKPEEMPKVRMETEERQNAGYEVYHQKLVFFAEDVGSNKGAIIGLMVGGVVIATVIVITLVMLRKKQYTSIHHGVIEVDAAVTPEERHLAKMQQNGYENPTYKFFEQMQN
- the appb gene encoding amyloid beta (A4) precursor protein b isoform X2, producing MGEHTAFLLLLVATLTLSAEVPADDSLGLLTEPQVAMFCGKLNMHIDVQTGKWESDPSGTKSCIGTKEGILQYCQEVYPELQITNVVEANQPVSIQNWSKKGRKQYRSHTHIVVPYRCLVGEFVSDALLVPDKCKFLHQERMDQCESHLHWHTVAKESCGDRTMNLHDYGMLLPCGIDRFRGVEFVCCPAEAERETESTEVDGEVSDIWWGGAEAEYSDNSHSLPSMARPADTEPATTEDDEDEDEQAETYERDENGDDDEDDEEDEDDEDDATDERDSDERNANIDMTTTTTTTTESVEEVVRAVCWARAESGPCQAMLERWYFVPAKGRCAPFLFGGCGGNRNNFESEEYCLAVCSSSLPTMAPSPPDAVDQYLETPGDDSEHFDFQKAKESLEAKHREKMSQVMREWEEAERQAKNLPRADKKAVIQHFQEKVEALEQEAEGERQQLVETHMARVEALLNSRRRQTLENYLSALQASPPRARQVLSLLKKYVRAEQKDRQHTLKHYEHVRTVDPKRAAQIRPQVLTHLRVIDERMNQSLGLLYKVPTVANEIQNQVAVIMQRVQSELSQQVSSLQSDGRVDGRVSYGNDALMPDQAYSSAPMDPGLDGLGFIHPESFNQPNTENHVEPVDARPIPDRGLPTRPVSALKPEEMPKVRMETEERQNAGYEVYHQKLVFFAEDVGSNKGAIIGLMVGGVVIATVIVITLVMLRKKQYTSIHHGVIEVDAAVTPEERHLAKMQQNGYENPTYKFFEQMQN